The segment GATTCTCTGACGTGCCGCCGTGGCTGGGTGCCCCAGCAGGCTGCTCCAGAACAGCCTCCCCTATCAGAGGCTCGTATCGAAGTTTTTCACCTACTTTGAACCCCTTTTAACTGCTCCTGTTCTCCCCAGAGAAGATCTGATACCCTCGTCCCCCGTTCCCCGTCTCCTTCCCCGGCGCAGCTGCTGAGACAGGAGAGGCATTCTCTCCGGGGAAGTGCTTTAACTAGCGTTTATCGGTCCATTTCAACCAGGCGCTATTCTTAATGACATCCAATGTGTCCACGATTGCACTAAAACCAGATCCAAGTCCTTAACCCGTTTGGGTCGAGAGCTATCTTAGAGCCTTTTTACACGTCAGACATAAAATAGGtcgcctttctttttttttttttttttcttttttttcagtcatattACTTAAAAGTCTAAAAAACCACcaataaagtaaacaaaaagcGAATATACAACAAATTAAAGAACAGCGTGGGGTAGACAGTTTCTGAACGCTTAAAATTTGTTTCTACGTTgagcaaaagagaaggaagaaggctGTGTCTACAGAAGGGGTGAGAGGATCTATTGCTCGGTGTAAGTGACATTAGtaaaagtacttaaaaaagaaataataatggaTTACAAAGGACGATAATTTCTCTTCCAGGAGATATCAGCGacaagttttattattttctgtttatttgtaaaAGTGCAAAATTATTCTGTACAAATCCAACATATAAAAACGAGCACTCTGTACAAATTACAAAAGCACACGGATCTCTAACAAGATCCCAGAAATAGTTTCCCACGTGGGTAAAAAGGATCACGATTCCACAGCAGGAACAGTTTTACGAGTCACCGCCGGACAGCGATGGCAACACCTGCCGCAGGTGGACGGTCAGACGGCGTGTCTCCTCCTAAACCTCGAGCAGGTCACGGCAACCCGGTCAGTTCTCAAGACTCCAATAAATTAGATAAATAGGAGCGGGGCGGGCGCCCCCCGGCAGTCCGTCCGTGCGCGGCCGGTCCCTCACACGCCGGGGTAGCCGCAGTAGTAGACGGCGCTGCTGGCGTCCGACACGGCCGAGGAGAGCGGCGCCGCGCCCTCGGGCAGCCCGGCGGCGTCGTGGCCCGCGAAGGGCAGCCCCAGCTCGGGCTTGCAGGCGAAGCGCAGGTACTGCTCGAACTCGGCGCGGTCCACGTcgcccagcagctcctcctgcgGCAAGTGCTCCAGCGGCTCCCGGCACGGCGCCGCCTCGGGCGGGGGCGACGGCTGCCCGAGCGCCcccggcggcggcagcggcggcggccCGCGCCCCGGGCCCGGCGGCTGGCATGCCTGCCCGTAGTAGGCGTGCGGCGGCGCCGGGCAGCCCAGCAGCGCCTGCAGCGACCCGCCCGGACCCTCGCCCGCCGCCGGGTACTCGGCCGCCGCGTGCGGAGCGTAGCCGTAGGGCGCCAGCGCGCACTCCTCCCGCAGCCCCGCCGCCAGGAACGGCGCCTCGCTCTCCGCCGCGTCCAGCGGCGACGGGTCCGGCGTGGGCAGACCGTACCCGTCGAAGGCGGCGCCCGGCGGCGGGCGCTCCCGGTACTGGCTCGACGCGTAGCCCTGCTCGCCGTAGGGCGGCCCCAGCCCCTCCGCGCACATCCTGACGCCGACCTCGCCGCCCAGAccggccgccgccgcctccgccaGCCCGTGCTGCACGAAGCCGCTCTCCACCCGCTTCAGCCGCTTCACCTGCTTCCGGCGCCGCGGGCGGTACTTGTAGTTGGGGTGGTCCTGCATGTGCTGCACCCGCAGCCGCTCCGCCTCCTCCACGAACGGCCGCTTCTCCGACAGCGACAGCGCCTTCCACGATTTACCTGCGCGCACAGACGCCGTCAGACCGCAGACCGCGCCGCCACACCCGCCCGGGCTGCCCTTCCTCGCCCACCGGCACCCGCGCCCGCCACCCGGTCCCCGGGGCTCCGGTCCCTGCAGCCGCCCGACGGGGCCCCCGGCGCCCTCCCGGCCCCGCTGCCCGCCCGacgggaccccccccccccccgacgGGACCGCCGCCCCCGCGCTCACCCAGCATCTTGCTGAGCTCGGCGTTGTGCAGGTCCGGGTTCTGCTGCGCCAGCCGCTTGCGCTCGTCCTTCGCCCACACCATGAAGGCGTTCATGGGCCGGCGGATCCGCGCCTCGCTCTTGCtccgcccgcccgccgcccccgaCGGCGCCGCCTCGCTCTTCGCCTTCCCCTCGCCCCGCGGGCTCAGCGACCCTGCCCACGGGCAGGGGCCCACGGCCGGCATCATGATGGGCAGCGAGCACCGCCCCTGCGCCTGGTCGTCGCTGCTGGCGTAGCCCGCATCGGGGCTGCTCATCTCGGGGCGCGCCGAGGCCGAGCGCTCCGGCGGGGCCGCGGGACGGGCTCGGCGCTCGGGCCCCGCTCGCTGCTGGCGGCCGCCCGCGCCCGGCCCTATTTCAGCTGCGGCGCGGCCAATGGGGCCGCGGGGGCGGGCGCGGCGCGGGACGGCGGCGGCTCCCGCTGTGGCGCGGGGCGGCCCCGCGGCTCCTCCCGGCCCGGCCCCCGAGGAGATCGCGGGCTCCAGCTCGGGAAGctctgccctccccccccccgcggtGCATTCAAGGGAACTGAGAGCGCGTTCCTAAGTGACCCTCGGGCTCCGTCCCTGCTCCCCGCAATGGCAGCAGAAACCGTCCAAACAACCCTCTCCGGAGGAGGCGCGCAAGAGGTGGAAGGGACAGATTATCTCCTAGACACCCTATTACACCCGGAGAGATGCAAGGGGCTTCTTCTGTAGGCAAACTTGGAAAGTTATTTGGGAAGAATAAGCCAAGTCGTCAGCGCTGTCTCCCACTTCAGCCTCCTACCTCCTAATGACACCTTAGCGTATTTTGCCTCGCAAGCCCAGGAAAGATGGAAATTGCTTGAGATATGAGGATACTGAATGCTCAGTAAAGCTTATGATATATATCCTAACCCACTTTTTTCATACTTCGTAATAAAGTTATTCAGTATCTGCCAAACGCGCAAATATATATTGTATATGGCTTTATAACTTTAAATCAGTTATGATTTAAGTTGAGCTTCGAAGTATGCATGGCTTGTTGCATTACTTTGTTCGAGATTTCTCTGATTTGCCTGAATAAATGAACTGTAAATACAAACAGATATTTGTAAAAAGCCCATCACttgcagaaaaaacaaaaattctaTCTCACCACCGTACATGTTCTTCTTTGGCATACAAACTACTGTAAAACACGCCGTTTTCACGGTCGCTCTGATTAATATTTGCATTGTTATGTGGTGCTATTAAATGCATCAATGCTTATTTGGGAAAGCGCTGAACTTCAAACTGAAGATCAAAGAGGTTTATTTGGTGAAGGACACCTTTGTTTGGGTAACCACTTCGATCAAATAAACCAATATTGTAAGTATTCtcactgaaattaaatgaatGAAGCCGACATCACTATTAACTTCTCCTGATATTGTATTTCCTGTTTTCGTGCAACACAAAACCTGTTCCTTTACACTTGATAGCCAGTGGATActctaaaatgaagaaaacgCAGTGGAGAGCTGTAACTGCCCAAGACTAAGACCGGGAAAGGTAGTTCTTGGGGCACGTCTTTCCGCTCCCCTCTGTTTGTTAGAGACTATAAGCAAGTAATGTATTTCCAGACTAATGGTATCTTATATTTATCCCTATTGCGAGGAGTCGAAACTGTCCCCGAAAGACTAGTGTCTGCCTAAAACCAAGCAGAGACAAGGTTTTAGGCCCCCGCCGTTCAAACCCAGGAGCCTGTCCAACGCCACGAGGCTGCGATTCAaagagctctgcttttcttccttgtgtcagATGCTGCAAAAAAGCAGCGGAGGTGAAAGCAATGTTCCTGCACGTATGTATGTGTACACTGATCTCATACTAATATATAATAATGCCATTCTTGCAAAAGCGTAATGCATTTACAATTGATTGTAAAAGAGGTGCATCGGGACGGTTTCCCCTTGGAAAGCAGATCGTCATCACAGAATTGGAATGCTCCTTAGGAATTAAGTGCTTTTTCGCTCGTTTTCAGTCCAGTGCCCCTGGGACTACGCTACCTTAGGGCGTACCTTTCTAAGGTTGGTGTGCcattgactttatttttatggCTGAGGTTGTGACATTCCCGACGCGACGTGCTAGGGCACAGAGACCTTAATCCTAGGCCAGCTGCCCGGGGACAGGTCACGCACTGAAGAACGGATGATACCCAGAGACGATTCGGAATTAAACAGGATTCGAATCGTATCTGAAACAAAGTCAGGCAGAAGGAAAGTGTCTGTATCTTTCACCGCAGAGAAGAGAACACTTCGCTGAGGGGAGAAAGCGAGGTAATTTcctagcaaaacaaaaatcaagaagGCAACAATGCACTGCCTTAACGAAGCCTGTGATTTCCAGCGACTCCCACACCAGTTCCCAGCTCAAGCCGTATCGCTGGCTCAGGGAGAACCGAGCGCCGAGGGGTTTAACGCGCAGGAGAGAGTATTACCTTTTTATACGAGCTGATCTCGTTAAAACGACAAAGCGTCCCCTTTACTCTATTTAGTAGAAACATTTTCGTCAGTCAAGGGAACAAATCCTGCAAGAGCTTGCGCTGAAACCGTTCAACGAGTAGAGGGACTGCTGACAAATACACTTTGCGGAAATTTTGAGGTTGTCActtccagcagaaaagaaaatgtttttctatataATGAACATGAGGTAATAAACTAAGCAAACTGCCGCTGACTTTGTTTGGGAGATTTGTGCAAACTGTTTCTACAGCTCATTGATCTGGGATCAAAGAAAGAATGGTGTGTTTTGAATCTAAGCCGAGAAAGTAAAAGCTCCCTGGTTTGTACAGAAAATGTTGGCAGTTTGTGACCTTTTCAGTGCCCCTGGCATCATAAGTAGATTATCTCACCTTTTTTTCTCGCTTTCTGCGTTTTGACTGTTTAGGTACTTTAGGATTGTAACTTTACAGCACAGACTATGGCTCAAGTTGTCCTCTCTGCTCCTACCTCCCTTCCCTGAAGCTCTTACTAAAGAGCTTCTTCCGACGCTCCTGCAACCTTCGTGGTCGCACGACTCCTGGGGTCATTCGTTAACTTTCCCAACCTAACAATGCCGCCGAGAGTTCATCCTTCTGATTTATTGACCTTTTAAACCCGCCGGTACACAGCGCGGGGGCGCGGAGCGGGGATCCTCCGGCGAGAGATGTGTTTCTATTTCGGGTCCATTACAGAATGCGGTGTTGGAAGTGGTGCTCCCACCGTTATCAGAGCCGACCACAAATGCCAcatgaaaagcagcaaacatcCGGAGGGTTTCCTGCAAATCGAGCAGTTTCTCAAGacaagagcctttttttttttttttttttttttagtgtgtgtTTAAAGGCAACGCGTTTTGCCTCTTTAAAGCAGTTTCAAACCCACTAAACGAAAGCAGACCAGCCCGGCAACCCGGCATAGAGTGCAAGAAATCTCCCCCAATCAAGACTTTTTAGGAATTTGCGTTAGGAAAGTGTGTGGGTGGCAGAGAGCCATGTCAGGAACGACCCGCtatgggaggggaaaaaaaaaataattaaaaaaacacaacaaaaataaagggaaaggtGTCCTTTTCAGAAATTCTACGTATAACTATAGAAACAGCGTTAGCTACTTGACAGGAAAGCAATAGTCCCCGACGTTTAAAAAGTTACTTCTTCGCCTCCTACGTCAGTTTAATCTGCAAATTGCTTTCTAGCAAATACACccaaacaccaaacaaaaatcTCCCTGCAGGCAGAGCGGAGCCCCTTCAGGGGAAACGCAGCGAGCTCGGCAGCTGCCGGGGACGGACGGGCTGGGGGAACAGCACGGTCCCTGCCCGCAGCCCTGCGCTGCCGCTTTGCTGTGTGTTAAGCAACCGTGACACCGCCTTTTTTTTAGGACTGAAGGGTATCCTGCGCGGGGAGAGGGATGTGCGCGACTTCCACCTCAGAGGTAAGAGCCCCGGGACCCAGCAGCTGTTGACTCCTTTCGCCAGGAGCAGTCCTGAGCCTGACGAGcgcagaggaggagggagagccCTGGGTAACCTTCTCGTTTCGCTCATCCTTTCTTCTCAGCGCTGGGAGACGCGTAATTTATACACATACAAATAGATACTTCTCGCCATCTGTCGTTCTTCCAGCCACATAGTGGCATATAGCACTCCTGTGTTAGTACACTGAGGGACAGTCAGAAAAATTCCTTGTCTAAAGGAAATGGTGTTTCTATAAAGCTAATGAAGGTTTGAATTAATGCTTTGTTCTGGCGGTGCTCGTTCTGGAGGACCCGAGGTGCGGGACAGAGCCTCCACCGCGCTTTCTCCTAGGAAGGAGTTAACTCTGCTGCCCACGGGATTGCTTGGGCTTGGCTTTAATGGAGCTGTAGCGCCTTTCCTGCCCCCGTCTCAAGCCGTAAATCAGATGTATGGGAATCAACGGGAAATGCCATGTTTAACTAACACCAGTGCTAGGTGCTTCTGCAATATCTATTCCAGGTAGATAATACGTGGAGCCAAACAAATTCCAATGAAGACAATGGTAAATGCTACTCGATTTAAACGACATTGAAAGGAAGCCTAGAAATGGCACTTTCCTCAAACTGCTAAAAACATAATCCAGTTCCAAGGCTCACCATCTATTACATTAATAAATTGATCTACTCCTTAATATAAAGATTAAATAATATAaagattatatatataaatattaaatataaatattaaatataaagatTTATAAATAAGATTAATATAAAGATTAAATAATGAGGCTAAGATCGCAGACTTGTTGCATTCCAACAATAAAATTCTAACAGCTTGACTACTCAAGGAGTTCCCAGCTTCATTATGCTTTCGCTGCTCTTTGATTTGAGAATGAGTGGCATAGGACCACAAAGCAGCACAATAGGTGAGGCCGGATTGTACCTCCCTACACCTGAATTTCCAAGAACAGAAATCCTGTTAGTTTCCATACTTAAGTATATGCAAGTCACAAAAAGCCCAAAACgaaacaccccccccccccccaaaaaatactTTATACAATGCTGGAGCCACTCCAAAAGATCAGGGATCTGAACTGGATTAAAGAATTTGGCCAAGCCTCTGTATTTATGCTGAGTTTATGTCAGCAGAGCTACTGCAAACTTGCACCTGTGTAAGAGTTATTCTGACGTGCTAGATGCAAGTCATGTAAGTATACGATTAAAAAGCTCATCCCAGTTACATaggaatgaaataaatttcttcttcGTCACCAATCGGTTCTCAAAGAGTCCTTATTAAGGCCAGAAGAATGAGTGTAAATAAGACATTCTCTAGAAGATGGGCTGTGCTATCTTATAATATGCCATCGGAGTCTTGTAGTGCATATTTATGCATTGCTTCCTTTAGTAGGTAGAAATATTTTGCCATAATCTCAGAGCATAAAGTCCTTTGTCTTCAGACAGAATAAAATTGTTACATTATATAAatgagaaagcagctgagatggGCAGTTATTGTTCCATCATACCAGTTACTCACAGTTTCAGAAGAGATGGTCTGGAATTGTAGCATATGGAAATAACGCCGTGCTAGCATAAGGGGTAGCAGAAGTATGTTAGTGATACTTACAAAATTATTAGATGATGGTTAGTAAATCCAAACATCAACGGCTTACCATTTGCAGTTCTGATGAATCAGCAGTGACAAACAAGTAAGGACCATACAGAAATCAAGAATGGATTTGAACCCTCAGCAagataaataaaacctttttcctcGATGGACAATATAATGcacttttattcagaaaaaaaaagtgattgcTGTCCTTTCCTTCTCAGATAGTAAATGTTGTGGTAATCTTGTTAAAAATAGCTGCTCCTATGTGACCAAAAAGGGCATTCTTTATAACCAAGATATATGAATACAAAATTTGATGCTGATTTTGCTAATCACTGTATCATATTGTTTAAAGCTGTCATTTCAAAATTTCCCCACTGGAAATGCTCTGAATTGTCATTGTATCTTTGCAATTATATTCAGTGATTAAGTGTACCATAACTTTTGACATCTGACATTTATCCagataaataaattatgaaaaaaagcacCAGGCAGTTGGGAGTATtaggaaattaatttggtttCATTATTTGATAACTGCAAGTGTTTGTGTTTCTGATGTTTATGTTTCTTGGATACTCTTAACTTTTAGAGtaaattttaattgcaaatgaattattttattatgcagTCATATTAATGTATTATTTGAATATTAATTAACATTCCAATAATGTTCCATTGAAACATCATAGGAAGTTGTAGATTataagaaaaacacaactgcaCATCTTCCAAATCCAAAGCAGTCAATCTGAGCATGTTTCTGATACCTTCTATCAAACTTGCAGCACTTTCAACGGCAGACGTCTGTTTGCTTTACAGGGCACAATGAAGTCTATAATTTCTCTGCTTAGAATCCATTAGTATTCAATGTTCTGAACGCCTTTGGCTACCACTAAGCAGTGAGAAAAGGCAACTGAACATGGTCATGGGATCATGACTAAGACAATTagaaactttaaataaaatggacAACTAAGCTTGAAAAAACTACCAAGCTATGTTGAGCAATACAGTTTTTTTTTGATCCAGCCATTATTACTTGGTCCTGAGATATGTTTAGAATTATCTAGCTTTTGATTTGACCGTCACATCTATTTCACTTGCCTGGTCTACTTCTGTTTGAATAAAATTTAAGAACTAAAagtcccctctcctcctcctttgtcCCCTTAACATCACCTTTTTATCTTCACACAGCCTTTGAAGAGTATTTGCTGAAAGGATGAGAGAGCAGTTATCACACAagctgaaaacttaaaaaaaaagaaaccccaaccCAGGAATTTCAATAAACTTAGTCTGTAGCTAGATCAAGAACTAGAGATCCTCACTCCTACTGCAAACAACCCGCAAGATCTAAGGCAATTTCTACACAGCTATCTCCAGTTTACCAGTTCTATTAAGAGAGGATACCTCTTTAACTGGGCTCGAGATTTAAAGATTTCAAGAATATTCGATTTAGAAATCTTGCTTCAATGATAAATTTAAtgactttttcagtttttttaaaaattcagtcaATTCTTCTGTAGGAGTCAGTTTATGTAGTACCTAGGTACAGCCTGTGATAGCCTTCTACCATTAAAGCCTGGAGAGATTTGAATTAATGAAGCAAGGTGGATGACTACAGAGCTTTAGTTTCCGGGTTTATATGTGTACAAATATACTTGCTACAAAAGCAAAgtgtatttgtgcttttttcttcagaCCAGTATCCTGCAAAAAGTAATGCTAATAAGTCGCTCAGCATAGGATAAACCGAAAACCACCTAAGAAATATTAATCAACCACTCTGGTGATTTACTAAGGCCAGGGTTAGAACTGAAGGACAGTAAAATTATCTTACACAATTGTAAGACCTAACTTTCCATAGGCATCTGTTTCCAGCAGTCAGTCTCCTGGCCTCCCCTTCCAATCAGTGAGAAATTGAAAGTTTGCTATTGCAAGACCAACGCCActtcaggaaacaaagaaaacgAGTGTTGACAGTTGCTAGCTATACTTTATATGCCAGTGCATGCGAGTGCTCAAATGCTGTGATTAttcatgtaaaaagaaaatctgaactaAGACAAGCCAAAACACGTAGGTAGTTCAGTTGACAACCACTCAACCACTCACCAGAGGGAGCCCATTTTCCCCAAAAGCCATCATCTGTAGTACAGCCAGCCTGGTACCTGCTGGGTCCTCAGAACCACCCCTCTGAAAACTCTacagctgctgggaaaagcaGTTGCTAGCTAAGGGAGCCACGCAGACACACCGTGGACAGGAAAATACAAGGCTGTAAATACTTTCTGCACCACAAAAAGACCTTTGATGAATAAGATGTTACATTTGCCTTTTAAATGGAACATTTTTGAATGAAATCAGTTGTATATCTACAGCATGTCACTGACAGATGTAAACATTTTATATTGTCCTAGGTAGCCTTCTTGTGACTGCTAGACTATATTTGTGATATATTGCCACTGAGTACTCTAAGCTAGGTTCTTGCAAGAAAAGTATTactttttcaatagaaaaataaaaactttacaaagaaagacatttctcaCTTTATCTTACCTCAAGAGAAAGAACCACCCTTCTAATTTGCTAATAATTCTCTATATTCCTTAAAGTCTAACTGAAAAACTCTAGCGATCTATCTTGGATTGCAACTAAGCACAGAAAAAAGTCTGAGCTCAAAGCTAACACCAGAACACGTCCTGTTCAAGAAGGAcctgcagcttcttccaggGTCAGATTGTGCATGTACAATCAATGTTTGGAATAGGGCATAATACAGAGGTTTCTTGGCAGCTTTCAGAATCCAACAGAGCTGcaaaagttgggtttttttttgttttgtttttaatcttagGCCAGCTAAACAGAAGATCCGTTTAGCAGTAAAACTACATTGCTGCCTATCGGAACAGGAAAACCTTGTAGTGAAGTTACATCAGCAACGATGTGTTTCACGTGCCTACAGCTGCATACCTCCAGGTAtctgccctttttttccttcaatattGTGAAATATGATTAAGTTACTCCATTTGCTTTTAGTGTCTTGTTTGTTCTTCACATGTTTCTTCCTTAATTACTGGTGAATACGTTTCTTCAGCATCCTTCTTTTCTCAGAAACTCCTAGTTGGCAGTCAGTAGATGCCACAACACAGACACGAACTGGAGAtcattaaaaatcaaaccacaCTGGTTATCAACTTTCCATAAAAAGTAAATCTATTGGTGCAGCTTTTATTGGGCTGTGTGTGTAAATCTCTTTTTCAGGTTTGCAACTGTgcagcagcacatttttttGCCAGTTGTCAGACTAATTCAACAGCAAAATCCAAGCAATGAAGATTTTGCCTGGGTAAGTGATGGTTGTACATAAGTTGTAAGAAGTATTTCAAACTAATTCTTAggatttccttttcagtttgtaGCTTTGGAAACATTCTGAAATGCAGTCaacacag is part of the Cuculus canorus isolate bCucCan1 chromosome 2, bCucCan1.pri, whole genome shotgun sequence genome and harbors:
- the LOC128851277 gene encoding transcription factor SOX-17-like, whose product is MSSPDAGYASSDDQAQGRCSLPIMMPAVGPCPWAGSLSPRGEGKAKSEAAPSGAAGGRSKSEARIRRPMNAFMVWAKDERKRLAQQNPDLHNAELSKMLGKSWKALSLSEKRPFVEEAERLRVQHMQDHPNYKYRPRRRKQVKRLKRVESGFVQHGLAEAAAAGLGGEVGVRMCAEGLGPPYGEQGYASSQYRERPPPGAAFDGYGLPTPDPSPLDAAESEAPFLAAGLREECALAPYGYAPHAAAEYPAAGEGPGGSLQALLGCPAPPHAYYGQACQPPGPGRGPPPLPPPGALGQPSPPPEAAPCREPLEHLPQEELLGDVDRAEFEQYLRFACKPELGLPFAGHDAAGLPEGAAPLSSAVSDASSAVYYCGYPGV